The genomic window CCTCTTCTGCAGTATGGACTTCGCCATCTGATCCTGGAATGACAGGTACATTAGCCTTAATCATTTGAGCACGGGCGTTAATTTTATCTCCCATGACATCCATGACACGAGCTGATGGTCCGATAAATTTGATACCAACTTCTTCACACATGGTTGCAAACTTGGAATTTTCACTTAAAAAACCAAATCCAGGGTGAATAGCTTCAGCTTCAGTCAATACTGCAGCTGATAGGATGGCATTGATGTTCAGATAAGATTCTGTAGCCTTCCCAGGGCCGATACAGATAGCCTCATCAGCCAAAAGCGTGTGGAGAGCTTCCTTGTCAGCAGTTGAATAGACAGCGACTGTTGCAATTCCTAACTCTCGTGCCGCACGAATAATACGAACAGCAATTTCACCACGATTGGCAATTAAAATCTTACGAAACATGGAAAACCTCCCTAGTTTCCAATAGCAAATGTCAGAGTACCGCTTGCTGCAAGCTTACCATCTACTTCTGCCTTCGCTTCTACTACGGCGATTGTGCCACGACGTTTGATAAAAGTTGCTGTCATGACAAGCTGATCACCAGGAACAACTTGTTTTTTAAATTTCACTTTGTCCATACCAGCATAGAAAACAAGTTTCCCTTTGTTTTCAGGTTTAGACAATTCCAAAACACCTGCTGTTTGTGCCAAAGCTTCCATGATCAGGACACCTGGCATTACAGGGTATTGAGGAAAATGACCGTTGAAGAAAGGTTCGTTAATCGTCACATTTTTAATGGCAACGATTGTATCTTCACTGACCTCCAAGACACGATCCACTAAGAGCATCGGATAGCGGTGGGGCAAAGCTTCTTTAATTCCTTGAATATCAATCATTTGATACGTACCAAGCCTTTCCCGAACTCAACCATTTCTTCATTTTCAACAAGAATTTCTGTTACGACACCGTCTTTAGGTGCTGGAATTTCGTTCATGACCTTCATAGCTTCGATGATGACCAAGGTTTGGCCTTTTTTAACAGTATCACCAACTGAAACAAAATTAGGTTTATCTGGTCCGGCAGCCAAGTAAGCAACTCCGACAAGTGGACTTTCTACAAGGTCTCCTTCAGCTACAGACTCAGTAACACTTGATTCTGAAACTGCTTCTGCAGCTGGTGTTGTAGTTGGAGCTTGTGGTGCAACTGTAGGTGCAGTTGCTGGAACCACAGGTTGAGGTGCTGGACTTGTTTCAGCAACAAGTTTTGCTTCATTCTTACTGAAGACCAACTCGTCCGTTCCATTTTTATAAGAAAATTCTTTCAAGCTCGACTGGTCAAATTGTGCCATCAAGTCTTTGATTTCATTTAAATTCATCTTTACTTATTCTCCCAACGTTTGAAAGCAAGAACTGCATTATGCCCACCAAATCCAAAAGTATTTGAGATAGCATAAGGAATTTCACGTTCCACACCTTGTCCATAAATAACGTTTGCTTCAATGTAGTCTGACAATTCTGTTGTTCCAGCTGTCATTGGAACATAGTTGTTACGGATTGCTTCAATTGTTGCAATGGCTTCAACTGCACCTGCTGCACCGAGCAAGTGTCCTGTAAATGACTTGGTTGAAGATACAGGTACTTCTTTACCGAGAACCGCTACAATCGCTCCGCTTTCTCCTTTTTCATTAGCTGGAGTTGATGTACCGTGTGCATTAACGTAGGCTACTTGGTCTGGTGTAATCTCAGCTTCCTCCAAGGCAAGTTTGATAGCTTTAATAGCACCTTGGCCTTCTGGATGTGGTGAAGTCATATGGTAGGCATCACAAGTATTTCCATAACCAACAACTTCAGCTAGGATAGTTGCACCACGTTTTTCAGCATGTTCTAAACTTTCAAGAACCAACATACCTGATCCTTCACCCATAACAAATCCATTACGGTCTTTGTCAAATGGAATAGAAGCACGAGTTGGGTCCTCTGTTGTTGAAAGAGCTGTTAAGGCTTGGAAACCGGCAATCGCAAATGGTGTAATAGAAGATTCTGAACCACCAACAAGCATGATATCTTGGAAACCAAATTTGATAGAACGGAAGGCATCTCCGATAGCATCATTTGATGAAGCGCAAGCTGTGTTGATAGATTTACAGATACCATTGGCACCAAAGCGCATAGCTACATTTCCTGCAGCCATATTTGGCAAAGCTTTTGGAAGTGTTAATGGTTTAACACGTTTTGGACCTTTTTCGTGAAGTCGAAGGACTTGGTCTTCGATTTCTCTGATTCCACCGATACCTGATGCAACGATGACACCAAAGCGGTCTTTATCAAGTGCTTCTACGTCAAGATTAGCATGGTCAACTGCTTCTTGAGCGGCATACAAGGCATACAAAGAATAGTCATCGAAACGATTGGTATCTTTTTTTACAAAATATTTGTCAAAAGGAAAATCATTAATCTCTGCTGCATTATGGACGTCAAAAGCACTGTGATCAAACTTGGTGATTTCACCAATCCCAATCTTTCCATTCTTTAAACTGTTCCAAAATTCTTCTGGCGTATTCCCAATTGGAGATGTTAATCCATAACCTGTTACTACTACACGATTTAGTTTCATTTTCATACCTCTATTTTAACTCTTATTGCATGGTAAGTCCACCATCAATTGCAATGACTTGTCCCGTTAGATAATCTTGGCTTGCAAGAAAGGCTGTGACCTCTGCCACTTGCTCAGCTTGGCCGAATTGTTTCATCGGAATTTGTGCCAACATGGCATCTTTTACCTTATCAGATAGGACTGCAGTCATATCTGATTCGATCATTCCTGGTGCAATGGCATTGACACGCACATTACGATTGGCCACCTCACGTGCTACTGATTTGGTAAATCCAATCAAACCAGCCTTAGATGCAGCGTAGTTTGCTTGACCGATATTTCCCATCAAACCAACGACACTAGACATATTGATAATGGCCCCTTCACGTGCTTTTATCATCTGCTTCAAGACTGCTTGCGTCATGTTGAAGGCTCCCGTTAGATTGACTTTCAAGACCTTCTCAAAATCTTCTTCTGTCATCTTCAGCATGAGAGTGTCTTGAGTAATCCCAGCGTTATTCACTAGGACGTCAACTGAGCCTAGCTCTTCAATCGCTTGATCCACCATGCGTTTTGCATCTGTGAAGTCAGAAACATCACCAGAAATAGCAAGGACCTTCACCCCGTAAGGTTTAAATTCGTCTAGAAGCTCCTCGGAGATTTCACCACGACTATTCAAGACAACGTTGGCTCCCAAGCTAGCAAATTTATGAGCAATGGCAAGACCAATTCCTCGACTTGAGCCTGTAATAAAGACATTTTTCTGTTCTAGTTTCATTTTTCTCCTTTCAGAACTTCTACTATTTTGGTCTAATTTTCTAAGAGTGCTTGTAAACTTGCTTGATCTTCAACATTTGCAAGTTGAGCAGTTTTATCAATCTTTTTGACGAATCCTGACAAGACTTTTCCAGGGCCAATCTCGATAAAACGAGTGACTCCCGCTTCTTGCATGACTGCAATGCTTTCATAAAAACGAACAGGTTCCTTAACTTGACGAGTCAAGAGTTCTGCAATTCGTTCTTTTTCCATGATCTTTGCTTCTGTATTACCAACAAGTGGACAAGCAAAGTCAGAAAATTCAACTTCTGTAAGGGCTTGAGCTAATTTTTGACTAGCAGATTCCAATAAAGCTGTATGGAAAGGCCCAGAAACATTTAGCGGAATTAAGCGTTTTGCTCCTGCTTCTTGCAAGAGTTCAACTGCACGATCCACAGCAACTACCTCACCACCAATAACAATTTGGCTTGGGGTATTGTAGTTAGCTGGAGTCACAACACCAAGTTGAGAAGCTTCTTGACAAGCTTGTTCAATAACTTCAACTGGAGTATTGAGTACGGCTACCATTTTACCAGATCCAGCAGGTGCCGCTTCTTCCATATAAGATCCACGCTTAGCAACTAGAGCCACCGCATCCTCAAAATCCAAAGCACCACTAGCTACGAGGGCAGAATATTCACCAAGAGACAGACCTGCCACCATATCTGGTTGGTAACCCTTCTCCTTTAGTAGTCGGTAAATGGAAACGGATGTAGCCAAAATAGCTGGTTGTGTGTAACGAGTCTGATTTAGCTTCGTTTCATCGTTATCAATCAAGTCACGAAGATCATAACCCAAGACCTGGCTAGCTTGGTCGATTGTTTCCTTGACGATAGCATATTGGTCATATAGTTCACGTCCCATTCCAAGGTACTGGGCTCCTTGACCTGCAAATAGAAAGGCTGTTTTAGTCATTTCTTGTAACTCCTGCCCAACGAGCGGCTTCTTTTTGAATTTTCTCAGCTGCACCATAGTAGATATCTTTTAAGATTTCTTCAACTGTTTCTTCTTTCGATACCAAACCTGCAATCTGGCCGGCCATTACTGAACCGCCATCCACATCACCATGGACAACAGCCTTAGCTAAGGCTCCAGCACCCATTTGCTCAAAGATTTCCAAATCTGGATTTTCTTGTTTAAAGGCATCTTTTTCAGCTTGCTCGAAATCACGAGTCAATTGGTTTTTGATAGCACGAACTGCGTGTCCAAAATGTTGTGCTGAAATCGTTGTATCAATATCTCGGGCTTTTAAAATTTTAGCTTTATAGTTTGGATGAGCATTAGATTCTTTAGCAACTACAAAACGAGTTCCTACTTGAACAGCTTCAGCACCAAGCATAAATCCAGCTGCAGCTCCCTCGCCGTCTGCAATACCACCTGCAGCGATAACAGGAATTGAAACAGCCGCCGCAACTTGGCGAACCAAGGTCATAGTTGTTAATTTACCAATATGTCCGCCGGCTTCCATACCTTCAGCAATGACAGCATCCGCACCGATTTTTTCCATACGTTTAGCCAAAGCAACACTTGGAACTACAGGAATAACGGTAATCCCCGCTTCATGGAATCGCTCCATGTATTTACTTGGGTTTCCTGCACCAGTTGTGACTACCTTAACCCCTTCTTCAATAACGAGGTCAACAATATCATCAACAAATGGAGACAAGAGCATAATGTTTACACCAAAAGGCTTGTCTGTTAAAGATTTAATCTTATCGATATTGGCTTTAACTACTTCTTTAGGTGCATTTCCCCCACCAATGATACCAAGCCCACCAGCTTTTGAAACAGCTCCAGCCAAATCTCCATCTGCCACCCAGGCCATTCCACCTTGGAAGATAGGATATTTAATATTTAATAGTTCAGTGATACGTGTTTTCATAGTGCCTCCATAAGTCTTGCTTACGTAATAGTTCGACTTTATTATAATTTGACGGTCAAACTATTACCTAAACAAGAGGGAGCGGGTCTCCCCTACTCCTTCTTTATTTATTCTAATTATTTTGTTTGCTCTTCAACGTAAGCAACCAAGTCGCCAACTGTTTTCAAGTTGTCTTCTGCTTCGATTTGGATATCAAAAGCGTCTTCGATTTCAGAGATTACTTGGAACAAGTCCAATGAATCTGCATCCAAATCATCAAAAGTAGATTCAAGTGTTACTTCTGATGCATCTTTTCCAAGTTCTTCAACGATAATTTCTTGTACTTTTTCAAATACTGCCATGATAGACTCCTTTAAAATAAATAGTTTTTTATAACAATGTGATCACCACATGATTACCTAAATTGTAACAATAAGTGTGCCCCATGTCAAACCTCCACCGAAACCTGACAAGAGAATTTTTTGGCTACCATCCAAATGGATGAGCCCTTCTTCTACACACTCAGAAAGTAAAATCGGGATACTTGCTGCACTAGTATTTCCATACTTCATCATATTAGCAGGAAGCTTGTCACGATCGACACCGATTTTTCTAGCCATCTTATCTAAAATGCGAATATTAGCTTGATGAAGCAAGAGATAATCGAGTTCATCTGCTGATATTGGACTTTTTTCGATGGTCTGTTTAATAGATTTAGCCACGTCTCGAATTGCAAAGTCAAAAACTGCTCTCCCATCCATTTTCAAGAAAACATCTGGTTCTTCTTGAATCGAAAATGGTGAAATCAATCCTGTCTGTCCATAAGTGAGACACTCACCACGAGAACCATCGCTATTGAGACTTTCAGCTAAGAAATGTTTTTGGTCACTTGCCTCAAGTAGCACTCCACCAGCTCCATCTCCGAACAAGACAGCTGTTGAGCGGTCAGACCAATCCAAAGATTTTGACATGGTCTCACTACCGATAACCAGACCCTTGCGATATGTTCCTGAAGAAATGAACTTTTCTGCAGTTGATAGGGCAAAGACAAATCCACTACAAGCGGCTGTTAAATCATAGGCAAAAGCCTTGTGAGCGCCAATTCTTGCCTGAACACGAGCTGCAGTAGAAGGCATCATCGAGTCAGGTGTCATAGTCGCCAGAATAATAAAATCTAGCTCTTCAGCAGAAATCCCTGCCTTGTCTATAAGTTGCTTTGCAACCTCTGTAGCCAAATCTCCTGTTGATTCTGTTTTAGAAATATGACGTTCTTTAATCCCTGTCCGACTTGAGATCCATTCATCACTCGTATCCATGACCTGAGCCAAGTCTTCGTTAGTGATAATCTGCTCTGGAGCATAATGAGCGACCTGGCTTATTTTTGCAAAAGCCATTACTTCAAATCCTCCAAAAAGTGATAAAGATTAGTCAACCCTTTACCCATAACTTCCATCTCTTCAGGACTCATGCTTTCGATAATTCTTTCGACCATGGCCTTATGGAAACGTTTGTGAAGACGGTGAACGAGACGACCTTTCTTTGTCAAATGCAGATGTACTACACGACGATCTTGATCTGAACGGATACGTTCGATGTATCCTTTTCTCTCCAAATTGTTTAAACTCGTTGTCACAGTCCCTAGAGTTACCATCAACTCTTTGGAAACTTGGCTCGGAGTCACTTCTGGATACTTGCCGATAACATCAATCGTGTGCATTTCTTTGATAGAGATATCCTTGAAACGACTACCTCGCAAACTTACTTCCTCGATTACTAGGACATTGTTAAAAATTGATGTTAAATAGTCATTGACTTGTTGGTAGTCCATTTCTCTTCCCTCCTTTACCAAAAAAGTTTAATAATCAAAACATTTGACAAGAAAAGTATATCAAACTTCAAAGAATAGTGCAAGTATTTTTTATTTCCCGACAAATTTTGGACGTCTTCTTTCAGAATGTGCACGAACACCTTCTTTAAAATCTTCCGTATAAGATAGTGATTTTTGTAGCTCCAATTCAAGTTGGGCGTATTCATGCCACTGCTTGAACTCACTCTCCCAAACGAGCTTTTTAATTGCTGCATAAGAATTTGAAGAACCACGTCTCAACTTCTTCAACAATTGTTCTCTTGTTTTTTCTAATTGTTCACTAGTGCATAGGCGATACAAAGCTCCTGCTTCAAAGGCTTTTTCAGCGGTAAAAGCTTCGCCTGTCATTGCTAATTGAGTTGCTCGAGTTGCACCTAGAGATCGTGTAAGCAAGAATAAGCCACCTGCATCAGGAGCTAAGCCCACACCTACAAAAGCCTGGATGAATTTAGCTTTGTCAGATGCAATACAGAAATCAACAGCCAAAGCCATATTTGCTGCGGCTCCAGCAACTGCTCCGTCCACCTCCATGATAACTGGCTTAGAAATCTGTTTAATCTTATAAGAAATTGTATTAACCAATTCAGCAATTCGTGCAAGTGAAGCAATATCATCTTCATCGACAGCACGTTTCATCTCAACTAAGTCTCCACCGACTGAAAATACCTTACCTGCTGCATTAATGAGAATAAATGAAACAGAGTCGTCTTTTTCAGCCAATTCCAGTGCTTCTAAAATTTCTTCACACATAGGAATATGGAAACCATTTGCCACTTCGGGACGATTTAAAGTAATCGTTGCTAAATCGTCTTGAATTTGAAAGATAATATGATTCATAGCTACTCCTTTAATTTAGAAAGCTTATTAAATTATTTTATCTTCAAAGTATATCTTATTATTTTCATTTACACAAGCAAAAATCGATTAAAAGTGTATCAGCCGATTTTTAAAGAGTGTTTTCTATACTTAAAATAACTAAGTTAAGCTAATCATGTCCAGACTTCTAATAAGATGTAGCCTTTCCTATTGCAGATTGAAAAAAGCCCTTCTTTCTGCTATAATCGTATAAAATACTAACTGAGGAGTTTTTATGAAGGTTGTAAAATTTGGAGGAAGTTCACTCGCCTCTGCAAGCCAGTTGAAAAAGGTTTTAAACATTGTAAAAAGTGACCCTGAACGTCGTTTTGTAGTTGTTTCTGCACCAGGAAAGCGCGATGCTGAAGATACCAAGGTTACGGATGCTTTGATTAAATATTATCGTGATTATGTAGCAGGAAATGATATCAGTGCTAGTCAAAATTGGATTATCGATCGTTACGCTGCAATGGTTAGCGAACTAGGACTTAAACCAGCTGTTTTAGAACGAATCTCTAAAAGCATCCGAACTCTTGCTACTCTTCCAATTGAGGACAATGAGTTTCTTTACGATACCTTTCTTGCTGCAGGGGAAAATAACAATGCTAAACTGATTGCAGCTTACTTTAACCAAAATGGTATAGAAGCGCGCTATGTTCATCCACGAGAGGCTGGGATTGTTGTTACAAGCGAACCTGGAAATGCTCGTATCATTCCTTCAAGTTATGATAAAATCGAAGAGCTCAATAATGGAACGGAAGTTCTGGTTATTCCCGGATTCTTCGGTGTGACTAAAGAGAATCAAATCTGTACCTTCTCACGTGGTGGATCTGATATCACTGGTTCAATTATCGCAGCTGGAGTTAAAGCTGACCTTTATGAAAATTTCACTGATGTTGACGGAATTTTTGCTGCCCACCCTGGTATCATTCACAAACCACACTCAATCCCTGAATTGACTTACCGTGAAATGCGGGAATTGGCCTATGCAGGTTTCTCTGTACTACATGACGAAGCACTCCTTCCAGCCTACCGCGGAAAAATCCCTCTTGTTATCAAAAATACCAATAATCCTGAACATCCGGGTACTCGCATCGTTCTAAAACACAGCAGTGATGAATTCCCAGTAGTGGGGATTGCTGGTGATTCTGGTTTTGTCAGCATCAATATGTCTAAATACCTGATGAACCGCGAAGTAGGTTTTGGTCGTAAAGTACTTCAAATTCTAGAAGACCTGAATATTGGTTGGGAACATATGCCAACTGGTATCGATGACCTATCTATCATTCTACGTTCACGAGAATTGACTCCTATCAAGGAAGAAGAAATCCTTCGTCAACTTGTTCAAAAGGCAGAGGTAGACCACGCCGAAATTGAGCACGATCTCTCAATCATTATGATTGTTGGAGAAAAAATGAAGCGCCATATCGGGGTAACTGCTACAGCTACTCGTGCCTTATCTGAAAACAAGATCAACATTCAAATGATGTCGCAAGGTTCTAGTGAAGTTTCTATCATGTTCGTTGTCCACAAAGACCAAGAAAAAGCGGCTCTTAAGGCTCTCTACCAAGCATTTTTCGGTGAAAGTAAGGAAGACTAAACATGGCTCAATCTCTCAACAAAGTCATTGACCTACAAACAACTGGAACCTCCTATCTTTCCATTTCAGGAAAGGTCGGAAAGTTCCTTGTTGGAGATCAAGCACTAGAATTTTACGCAGACCGAAATGTCGAGGATTATATTCAAATCCCATGGTCTAGCGTTAATCAAATCGGAGCCAATGTTTCGGGCCGTAAGGTTAGTCGTCACTTTGAAGTTTTTACAGACCAAGGAAAATTCCTCTTTGCCTCAAAAGATTCTGGAAAAATTCTTAAAATTGCTCGTGAAAAACTAGGTAATGATAAGGTTGTCAAGCTTCCAACTTTAGTCCAAATCATTGGGCATAAAATTAAAAATCTATTTGCAAAAAAATAGAAACTTTAGTATAATCATAGAAACGGATAAGTAGGTTAAGTTTATCTTTCAGAAAGTCTGCGGTCGCTGTGAGCAGATAGAAAACTTAGGTGAAATTCTACCGTTGTTGCAAACTAAATACATAATCAAGTGCACACCTGTGAAGTTGGATGGAACCGTGGCCCTGCCACTCCAACGCTTTGTCAGGTGTGCTTTTTTCATAAAGGAGTTTATATGCTAGATATTAAACGAATTCGTACAGACTTTGATGCTGTCGCAGAAAAATTGGCTACACGTGGTGTAGATGCTGCTATCTTGAACGAGATGAAAGAAATCGATGCAAAACGTCGTGATATCTTGGTCAAGGTTGAAACACTTAAAGCAGAACGTAATACAGTTTCTGCTGAGATTGCTCAAGCTAAACGCAACAAAGAGAATGCAGACGATAAAATTGCTGCCATGCAAGCTCTCTCTGCTGAGGTAAAAGCTCTTGATGCTGAATTGGCTGAAATCGATGCGAAATTGACAGAATTTACCACAACTCTTCCCAACATCCCTGCTGATAGTGTTCCTATCGGTGCTGACGAAGACGATAACGTAGAAGTTCGACGTTGGGGAACTCCTCGCGAGTTTGACTTCGAACCAAAAGCTCACTGGGATCTTGGTGAAGACCTCGGCATTCTTGACTGGGAACGTGGTGGAAAAGTTACCGGTGCCCGCTTCCTCTTCTATAAAGGCCTTGGAGCTCGTTTGGAACGTGCTATCTACAACTTTATGTTGGATGAGCATGGTAAAGAAGGCTATACAGAAGTCATCACTCCATACATGGTGAACCATGATTCTATGTTTGGTACTGGTCAATATCCAAAATTCAAGGAAGATACTTTTGAGCTCAGTGATACCAACTATGTCCTCATTCCTACAGCTGAAGTTCCTTTGACTAACTACTATCGTGATGAAATTCTTGACGGAAAAGACTTGCCAATCTACTTTACTGCTATGAGTCCATCATTCCGTTCTGA from Streptococcus sp. oral taxon 061 includes these protein-coding regions:
- the fabZ gene encoding 3-hydroxyacyl-ACP dehydratase FabZ; this encodes MIDIQGIKEALPHRYPMLLVDRVLEVSEDTIVAIKNVTINEPFFNGHFPQYPVMPGVLIMEALAQTAGVLELSKPENKGKLVFYAGMDKVKFKKQVVPGDQLVMTATFIKRRGTIAVVEAKAEVDGKLAASGTLTFAIGN
- the accB gene encoding acetyl-CoA carboxylase biotin carboxyl carrier protein, translated to MNLNEIKDLMAQFDQSSLKEFSYKNGTDELVFSKNEAKLVAETSPAPQPVVPATAPTVAPQAPTTTPAAEAVSESSVTESVAEGDLVESPLVGVAYLAAGPDKPNFVSVGDTVKKGQTLVIIEAMKVMNEIPAPKDGVVTEILVENEEMVEFGKGLVRIK
- the fabF gene encoding beta-ketoacyl-ACP synthase II, which produces MKLNRVVVTGYGLTSPIGNTPEEFWNSLKNGKIGIGEITKFDHSAFDVHNAAEINDFPFDKYFVKKDTNRFDDYSLYALYAAQEAVDHANLDVEALDKDRFGVIVASGIGGIREIEDQVLRLHEKGPKRVKPLTLPKALPNMAAGNVAMRFGANGICKSINTACASSNDAIGDAFRSIKFGFQDIMLVGGSESSITPFAIAGFQALTALSTTEDPTRASIPFDKDRNGFVMGEGSGMLVLESLEHAEKRGATILAEVVGYGNTCDAYHMTSPHPEGQGAIKAIKLALEEAEITPDQVAYVNAHGTSTPANEKGESGAIVAVLGKEVPVSSTKSFTGHLLGAAGAVEAIATIEAIRNNYVPMTAGTTELSDYIEANVIYGQGVEREIPYAISNTFGFGGHNAVLAFKRWENK
- the fabG gene encoding 3-oxoacyl-[acyl-carrier-protein] reductase gives rise to the protein MKLEQKNVFITGSSRGIGLAIAHKFASLGANVVLNSRGEISEELLDEFKPYGVKVLAISGDVSDFTDAKRMVDQAIEELGSVDVLVNNAGITQDTLMLKMTEEDFEKVLKVNLTGAFNMTQAVLKQMIKAREGAIINMSSVVGLMGNIGQANYAASKAGLIGFTKSVAREVANRNVRVNAIAPGMIESDMTAVLSDKVKDAMLAQIPMKQFGQAEQVAEVTAFLASQDYLTGQVIAIDGGLTMQ
- the fabD gene encoding ACP S-malonyltransferase, with the protein product MTKTAFLFAGQGAQYLGMGRELYDQYAIVKETIDQASQVLGYDLRDLIDNDETKLNQTRYTQPAILATSVSIYRLLKEKGYQPDMVAGLSLGEYSALVASGALDFEDAVALVAKRGSYMEEAAPAGSGKMVAVLNTPVEVIEQACQEASQLGVVTPANYNTPSQIVIGGEVVAVDRAVELLQEAGAKRLIPLNVSGPFHTALLESASQKLAQALTEVEFSDFACPLVGNTEAKIMEKERIAELLTRQVKEPVRFYESIAVMQEAGVTRFIEIGPGKVLSGFVKKIDKTAQLANVEDQASLQALLEN
- the fabK gene encoding enoyl-[acyl-carrier-protein] reductase FabK, whose amino-acid sequence is MKTRITELLNIKYPIFQGGMAWVADGDLAGAVSKAGGLGIIGGGNAPKEVVKANIDKIKSLTDKPFGVNIMLLSPFVDDIVDLVIEEGVKVVTTGAGNPSKYMERFHEAGITVIPVVPSVALAKRMEKIGADAVIAEGMEAGGHIGKLTTMTLVRQVAAAVSIPVIAAGGIADGEGAAAGFMLGAEAVQVGTRFVVAKESNAHPNYKAKILKARDIDTTISAQHFGHAVRAIKNQLTRDFEQAEKDAFKQENPDLEIFEQMGAGALAKAVVHGDVDGGSVMAGQIAGLVSKEETVEEILKDIYYGAAEKIQKEAARWAGVTRND
- a CDS encoding acyl carrier protein; translated protein: MAVFEKVQEIIVEELGKDASEVTLESTFDDLDADSLDLFQVISEIEDAFDIQIEAEDNLKTVGDLVAYVEEQTK
- a CDS encoding beta-ketoacyl-ACP synthase III, which codes for MAFAKISQVAHYAPEQIITNEDLAQVMDTSDEWISSRTGIKERHISKTESTGDLATEVAKQLIDKAGISAEELDFIILATMTPDSMMPSTAARVQARIGAHKAFAYDLTAACSGFVFALSTAEKFISSGTYRKGLVIGSETMSKSLDWSDRSTAVLFGDGAGGVLLEASDQKHFLAESLNSDGSRGECLTYGQTGLISPFSIQEEPDVFLKMDGRAVFDFAIRDVAKSIKQTIEKSPISADELDYLLLHQANIRILDKMARKIGVDRDKLPANMMKYGNTSAASIPILLSECVEEGLIHLDGSQKILLSGFGGGLTWGTLIVTI
- a CDS encoding MarR family winged helix-turn-helix transcriptional regulator, with protein sequence MDYQQVNDYLTSIFNNVLVIEEVSLRGSRFKDISIKEMHTIDVIGKYPEVTPSQVSKELMVTLGTVTTSLNNLERKGYIERIRSDQDRRVVHLHLTKKGRLVHRLHKRFHKAMVERIIESMSPEEMEVMGKGLTNLYHFLEDLK
- a CDS encoding enoyl-CoA hydratase → MNHIIFQIQDDLATITLNRPEVANGFHIPMCEEILEALELAEKDDSVSFILINAAGKVFSVGGDLVEMKRAVDEDDIASLARIAELVNTISYKIKQISKPVIMEVDGAVAGAAANMALAVDFCIASDKAKFIQAFVGVGLAPDAGGLFLLTRSLGATRATQLAMTGEAFTAEKAFEAGALYRLCTSEQLEKTREQLLKKLRRGSSNSYAAIKKLVWESEFKQWHEYAQLELELQKSLSYTEDFKEGVRAHSERRRPKFVGK
- a CDS encoding aspartate kinase; this translates as MKVVKFGGSSLASASQLKKVLNIVKSDPERRFVVVSAPGKRDAEDTKVTDALIKYYRDYVAGNDISASQNWIIDRYAAMVSELGLKPAVLERISKSIRTLATLPIEDNEFLYDTFLAAGENNNAKLIAAYFNQNGIEARYVHPREAGIVVTSEPGNARIIPSSYDKIEELNNGTEVLVIPGFFGVTKENQICTFSRGGSDITGSIIAAGVKADLYENFTDVDGIFAAHPGIIHKPHSIPELTYREMRELAYAGFSVLHDEALLPAYRGKIPLVIKNTNNPEHPGTRIVLKHSSDEFPVVGIAGDSGFVSINMSKYLMNREVGFGRKVLQILEDLNIGWEHMPTGIDDLSIILRSRELTPIKEEEILRQLVQKAEVDHAEIEHDLSIIMIVGEKMKRHIGVTATATRALSENKINIQMMSQGSSEVSIMFVVHKDQEKAALKALYQAFFGESKED
- a CDS encoding DUF956 family protein codes for the protein MAQSLNKVIDLQTTGTSYLSISGKVGKFLVGDQALEFYADRNVEDYIQIPWSSVNQIGANVSGRKVSRHFEVFTDQGKFLFASKDSGKILKIAREKLGNDKVVKLPTLVQIIGHKIKNLFAKK
- the serS gene encoding serine--tRNA ligase encodes the protein MLDIKRIRTDFDAVAEKLATRGVDAAILNEMKEIDAKRRDILVKVETLKAERNTVSAEIAQAKRNKENADDKIAAMQALSAEVKALDAELAEIDAKLTEFTTTLPNIPADSVPIGADEDDNVEVRRWGTPREFDFEPKAHWDLGEDLGILDWERGGKVTGARFLFYKGLGARLERAIYNFMLDEHGKEGYTEVITPYMVNHDSMFGTGQYPKFKEDTFELSDTNYVLIPTAEVPLTNYYRDEILDGKDLPIYFTAMSPSFRSEAGSAGRDTRGLIRLHQFHKVEMVKFTKPEESYEELEKMTANAENILQKFNLPYRVVALSTGDMGFSAAKTYDLEVWIPAQNTYREISSCSNTEDFQARRAQIRYRDEADGKVKLLHTLNGSGLAVGRTVAAILENYQNEDGSVTIPEVLRPYMGGVEVIKP